ACGTGCTTCGAGGCGGGTCCTGAGCTCGTTGCTGTTGTCACAGATTAGCTGCCGCGCCCGCGCGTCCCGGCTATCGAAACGAAGAGATAAACCCCAGCCCGAAAGACTCAAATGCAGCTCGGTGCGCGGCAGAATGGCCGGGTCAAGTTCGACGGCGACGTCCCACTGGCCTGCACGTTCGACGGCGGGGTTGGTGCAAAATCCGGCCACGCGTTCCGCGAGATGCTCGGCGAGAAGATCGCCCTCCGCCGCCCTCGCACAGCGGCGGATCATCTGCATGCCGAATGACGGTTCCGCCACGGCGTGCTGCGCGTCTTGCGTGGCTTCATGCACAGATTTGCCTTGCGCGCCGCGCACGCCAGCCTTGCGCGCCGGACCTTGTGCGTGCGCCGCGGAAGTGGACGCGCGGCGATTCTCGCGAAGGGCAAGCAACGCGCCGTTCAGCGCAAGCGACGGCGGCAGCGGAGGCACGGCGGGCAGCAGGGGCAAAGGCGCATCCGTGGCGCTGATGCCCTCGGCTGCTTCCTGGTGTTGAGCGTCGCCGCCGGAGTCGTCGTCGCCGCCCTGCGCATCGTCGTCAGGCGCGGGTTTGCCGGGCGATTCCTGCTCCTGCTGTTCATCGCGCCAGGCCTCGCTGGCCTGCTGCCGCGCGCTCTCGTATAAGGTCTCGAAGCGTTGCGCGCCAGCGCCGCTCTCGCCGGTTTTGCCGCTCGTGCCCGAGGTGTGCGGCCCAGTCGGCGGCGTGATGCTGACTTCGCGCGTGGAGCGGATGCGTGTCATCGCGTGGCCTCCGCTCAGAAGGCGACGCGGCCGACAGGCTGAAGATCGACTCCATCGCCCAGTTCCTGGAACGAATAGACCTGCAGCCACTTCATCCGCTGCTCGATCATGCGGCGGAAGTAACGGCGAATGTCCATCGACGTGACGATCGCGAGGTTGGGCTGCGGCTCTGTGCCGACCAGTTCCTCGAGCGCATCGAGCAACTGTTCGATCTGTTGCGGTTCGAGCGTGAGGAAGTTGCCGGCGGGCGTCTGCTTGATCGATTGACGGATGGTCTGCTCGACCTCCACGTCCAGCACGATCGCCGGCAACTGCCCGGTGCCGCCCGTCGCCCGATGCCCGATGAAGCGGCCGAGATCGCCGCGCACGTATTCGGTGAGCAGCAGCAGGTCTTTTTCCTTGGCGCCCCAGTTCACCAGGCTTTCGAGAATCGCCCGCAAGTTGCGGATCGGCACGTGTTCTTCGAGCAGCCGCTTGAGTACATCGGCGATGCGCAGCACCGGCACCACCTTCTGCACCTCGGCGACGAGCCCCGGATACTCGGTGCCGACGCGTTCGAGAATCCACTGCGTTTCCTGCAAGCCGAGAAACAGATGTGCGTGTTCGCGCACCGCGTCGCCCACCGCATCGGCAAGCGCCTGTTCGCGGCCGCTGCGTGCAGGCGCGAGTTCGACCGGCGGCTGCGGCACGTCGTGCAGCAGTAGCTGATAGGAGGCGTCTGGCACAGCGTCCGCCGTCCATACGGCGGTGCGCGGGAACGGCAGGCCCAGTTCATTGACGAGCGCGCGGCGCGCCGCATCGAATGCGCGATTGAGTTCCGCCGTGTCGAGCTTCGCCGCGAGTTGTGGCGCGAGGCGCACCGAGAGCGGCGCGGCGAATGAAGGCGGATGCGCGCCGATGGTCGGCGGGTGTCCCTTGTGGCCGTCGGTGCGTAGCGAGGGGAGCTCCGGGCCGGCGTGCGGCGCTTTGTCCTTCAATTGCTTGCGCAGCACGTGGCCGGCGCCGAACAGTGCGACAGCGAGCACGACGAACAGCGCAGAGGGAAAGCCCGGCACCAATGCGAAACCGCCCAGCAGCGCGGCGGCGCTATACAGCGCTCGCGAACTGGTGGAAAGCTGGCGCACGATCTCGGTGCCGAGCGAACTCGGCTTGCTGTGCTCGTCGGCGACGCGGGTGATTAGAATGCCCGCCGCCACCGAAATCAGCAGCGAGGGAATCTGCGAGACCATCGCGTCGCCGATCGACAGCACGGAGAAGCGGTTGGCCGCTTCGCCCGCTGTCATGCCGTGGTAGCTCACACCGATCACGATGCCCGCGAGAATGTTGACGAGCGTGATGACGAGGCCCGCGATCGCGTCGCCCTTGACGAACTTCATCGCGCCGTCCATGCCACCGTGCAACTGGCTTTCGATCGC
This genomic stretch from Paraburkholderia caffeinilytica harbors:
- the sctP gene encoding type III secretion system protein SctP, with the translated sequence MTRIRSTREVSITPPTGPHTSGTSGKTGESGAGAQRFETLYESARQQASEAWRDEQQEQESPGKPAPDDDAQGGDDDSGGDAQHQEAAEGISATDAPLPLLPAVPPLPPSLALNGALLALRENRRASTSAAHAQGPARKAGVRGAQGKSVHEATQDAQHAVAEPSFGMQMIRRCARAAEGDLLAEHLAERVAGFCTNPAVERAGQWDVAVELDPAILPRTELHLSLSGWGLSLRFDSRDARARQLICDNSNELRTRLEARLGGRVAVEVTVI
- a CDS encoding FHIPEP family type III secretion protein; protein product: MLKTLRLNEFGGEVAIASLIVAVISLMILPLPPFLIDALLGLNITISVVLLMVTMYIPYATALYSFPSLLLFTTLFRLSLNIASTKSILLHAEAGHIIESFGELVVGGNLVVGLVVFLIIATVQFIVIAKGSERVAEVGARFTLDAMPGKQMSIDADVRAGNMTAEDAQKRRGMLAIESQLHGGMDGAMKFVKGDAIAGLVITLVNILAGIVIGVSYHGMTAGEAANRFSVLSIGDAMVSQIPSLLISVAAGILITRVADEHSKPSSLGTEIVRQLSTSSRALYSAAALLGGFALVPGFPSALFVVLAVALFGAGHVLRKQLKDKAPHAGPELPSLRTDGHKGHPPTIGAHPPSFAAPLSVRLAPQLAAKLDTAELNRAFDAARRALVNELGLPFPRTAVWTADAVPDASYQLLLHDVPQPPVELAPARSGREQALADAVGDAVREHAHLFLGLQETQWILERVGTEYPGLVAEVQKVVPVLRIADVLKRLLEEHVPIRNLRAILESLVNWGAKEKDLLLLTEYVRGDLGRFIGHRATGGTGQLPAIVLDVEVEQTIRQSIKQTPAGNFLTLEPQQIEQLLDALEELVGTEPQPNLAIVTSMDIRRYFRRMIEQRMKWLQVYSFQELGDGVDLQPVGRVAF